The DNA segment AGGGGGGGAGCCGTAAGTAACTTTGAAATCTTAATCGTAAATCCGAGTCCAAAAGGGATTTTCAACTTCTCCAGAATGACGAATCATTATCTCCCTAATCAATTTTCCATCATCATCCTTCAACCCGGCACGTTCTGCATTTTTGGAAAATACCAGCTGATATAGCTGATCGCTGTCTTTCGTTGGATACAGACTTATTGACGTTCTTACCCAGTTGCAAAGCGCAGCGCTTCCAGCAACCGAATAAACTGCCTCTCTGCCGACCTTTTGAACTTCTTTCGGCTTCGGGAAATGAGCCACCAGTAACAATGCCACACGAAAATCATTAATGATTTTACTAATCGCTATCGAAAATGCTGAAAATGTTGCAGAATTGTTAATGTCATTTTCAACATAAGCCTGATAGGGATCAATAATCACAAGATCAGGTTTTTCCATTTCAATGAACATTCGTATCCGCTGTTCAAAATCCACTGTATCCCAGAGATGTCGAATTGATAAATTCTGAGAAAGCAAATTTTCATCAACATTCATTGCATTTGCAATGGAAAGAATATCACGCTTTAATGTTGCTGGATCATTTTCAGCTTCTATCACAAGCACTTTGACCGGTTTGCTGATCGGGATTCCTAAAAAAGGATAGCCGGTTGCACAGCATATCCCAGCCTGTAACGCCAGCACGCTTTTTCCCACACCAGTCGGACCGGCCAGAAGAGTACTTGCTCCTTTTCGGATAAGGCCATTGCCTGCAATAATATCTGCCGGATCTGGCATGTAATTTTTTAGATATTCGAAATTTATGGCTGGAAAATTGGAATTAAGTTCATTTTTTGT comes from the Kiritimatiellales bacterium genome and includes:
- a CDS encoding AAA family ATPase; this translates as MMTKNELNSNFPAINFEYLKNYMPDPADIIAGNGLIRKGASTLLAGPTGVGKSVLALQAGICCATGYPFLGIPISKPVKVLVIEAENDPATLKRDILSIANAMNVDENLLSQNLSIRHLWDTVDFEQRIRMFIEMEKPDLVIIDPYQAYVENDINNSATFSAFSIAISKIINDFRVALLLVAHFPKPKEVQKVGREAVYSVAGSAALCNWVRTSISLYPTKDSDQLYQLVFSKNAERAGLKDDDGKLIREIMIRHSGEVENPFWTRIYD